One window from the genome of Toxotes jaculatrix isolate fToxJac2 chromosome 17, fToxJac2.pri, whole genome shotgun sequence encodes:
- the tnfaip2b gene encoding tumor necrosis factor alpha-induced protein 2 isoform X1 — MCSTLRSCFPCRSHGVEDLSAPFSDCWSRFSARIRMRTRSASTVSDGFRANFLHGQTPRSPGAGWLKGKLPKFLRNLRGQDSVNIAPTTDGNQSPSEEEPENVILTFEQNLEERLFREASQLLIEREEHLCWETTETESLKCNEEEVNNLAADHRTLERRILETLERSLSLSDVSSEALMSAVKAIDQEDEQDQLWRQRDRTPPRWRPSGWKELHNTTLHSLVKDRMDNPKTPSVNQVEQSSVEAHICSMARQLKKDLLCVVDEVKTCYPPEADICNFYARLYHQTFSDILRKITDFGLEDKDCTFLLLWVNSHYPELLQNPKLTSEINTEALGKLLPKDILESLEDQYLSKQQNDLTTYISRVLEEAKQKWSEGEEPTREDGCYRSPVADDIIQLIYGMVTSAEKVVGDLHKAQSLTSELGGLMQSFKSFQDDVIRQNKANSKAFVKANLGCVEQFRDVLNKNDHLFLENVRESCLCVLTDMKESAHTYLLSPVHETLRPHYRKLGTSDWLNKPLFEKLLVSIETEIQGLRGSKESCHRELISQFHQEVTVVYVKRLLKGEVKLKDKEWQKKAYMTVTDNADSLHSLFFEMGSREDWLKEILTKIAEVLKLQELPAIQMQVASLGSAFPDLSEKHISALLKLKTNLSRADRKRAKATLSDTLREIGVAGARPFFSKVQVR, encoded by the exons ATGTGTTCGACACTTCGCAGCTGTTTCCCCTGCAGGTCCCACGGAGTAGAAG ACTTGTCAGCGCCTTTTTCAGACTGTTGGTCCCGTTTCTCTGCCCGGATAAGGATGCGAACCCGGTCAGCGTCCACAGTGTCAGACGGCTTCAGGGCCAACTTTCTCCACGGCCAAACTCCGAGATCCCCCGGTGCAGGCTGGCTGAAGGGAAAACTCCCCAAGTTCCTGAGAAACCTCAGAGGTCAGGACAGTGTCAACATCGCCCCCACGACGGATGGAAACCAGTCGCCCAGCGAAGAGGAGCCTGAGAACG TGATCCTCACATTTGAGCAAAATCTTGAGGAACGCCTCTTCCGTGAGGCGAGCCAGCtgctgatagagagagaggagcatcTGTGTTGGGAGACAACGGAGACAGAGAGTCTGAAATGTAATGAGGAAGAAGTTAACAACCTGGCTGCAGATCACAGAACCCTGGAACGCCGCATCCTGGAGACTCTAGAGCGGAGTCTGTCTCTCAGCGACGTCAGCAGCGAGGCTCTGATGTCTGCTGTGAAGGCCATCGACCAGGAGGATGAGCAGGACCAACTGTGGAGGCAGAGGGATCGGACGCCCCCGAGGTGGAGGCCCAGCGGCTGGAAGGAGCTCCACAACACAACTCTCCACAGCCTGGTAAAGGATCGTATGGACAACCCGAAAACGCCCTCCGTTAACCAGGTAGAGCAGTCGTCTGTCGAGGCACACATCTGCAGCATGGCCAGGCAGCTGAAGAAGGACCTGCTGTGTGTGGTGGATGAGGTGAAGACCTGCTACCCACCAGAGGCAGACATCTGTAATTTTTATGCCAGGCTGTACCACCAGACCTTCAGTGACATACTCAGAAAGATCACAGATTTTGGTCTGGAGGACAAGGACTGCACTTTCCTCCTGCTCTGGGTGAACAGTCATTATCCTGA ACTCCTTCAAAATCCAAAGCTCACCAGTGAGATCAACACTGAAGCGCTGGGGAAGCTGCTGCCTAAAGACATACTGGAATCTCTGGAGGACCAGTACCTGAGCAAACAACAG AATGATCTGACGACTTACATCAGCCGTGTCCTGGAGGAAGCGAAGCAAAAGTGGAGCGAGGGAGAGGAGCCGACGAGAGAGGATGGCTGCTACAGAAGTCCTGTGGCCGACGACATCATCCAG TTAATTTACGGTATGGTGACTTCAGCTGAAAAAGTGGTGGGAGACCTGCACAAGGCCCAGAGCTTAACGAGCGAACTGGGCGGCTTAATGCAGAG CTTCAAGAGCTTCCAAGACGACGTCATAAGGCAAAACAAAGCCAACAGCAAGGCGTTCGTCAAGGCGAACCTCGGCTGTGTGGAACAGTTCAG GGATGTCCTGAATAAGAACGACCACCTGTTCCTGGAGAATGTGCGGgaaagctgtttgtgtgttttgaccgACATGAAAGAATCTGCCCACACGTATTTATTAAGCCCTGTGCACGAGACCCTCAGG CCACATTACCGCAAGCTGGGAACCAGCGACTGGCTGAACAAGCCCCTGTTTGAGAAGCTGCTGGTCAGCATCGAAACGGAGATCCAAGGGCTCAGGGGTTCAAAAGAATCCTGTCACCGG GAGCTGATTTCCCAGTTTCATCAGGAAGTGACGGTTGTATATGTGAAGAGGCTCCTCAAAGGAGAAGTCAAGCTGAAGGACAAGGAATGGCAGAAAAAGGCCTACATGACCGTGACAGACAACGCAGACAGTTTGCACAGTTTATTCTTTGAAATG GGTTCACGGGAGGACTGGCTGAAAGAAATCCTCACCAAGATTGCAGAAGTGTTGAAACTCCAGGAGCTCCCCGCCATACAGATGCAAGTGGCATCACTGGGAAGTGCTTTTCCTGACCTGAG tgaaaaacacatttcagctcTGCTCAAGCTCAAGACGAACCTCTCCAGAGCCGACAGGAAAAGAGCCAAAGCGACTCTGTCGGACACTTTGAGAGAAATCGGCGTCGCGGGCGCTCGGCCGTTTTTCTCCAAAGTTCAGGTTAGATGA
- the tnfaip2b gene encoding tumor necrosis factor alpha-induced protein 2 isoform X2, whose protein sequence is MRTRSASTVSDGFRANFLHGQTPRSPGAGWLKGKLPKFLRNLRGQDSVNIAPTTDGNQSPSEEEPENVILTFEQNLEERLFREASQLLIEREEHLCWETTETESLKCNEEEVNNLAADHRTLERRILETLERSLSLSDVSSEALMSAVKAIDQEDEQDQLWRQRDRTPPRWRPSGWKELHNTTLHSLVKDRMDNPKTPSVNQVEQSSVEAHICSMARQLKKDLLCVVDEVKTCYPPEADICNFYARLYHQTFSDILRKITDFGLEDKDCTFLLLWVNSHYPELLQNPKLTSEINTEALGKLLPKDILESLEDQYLSKQQNDLTTYISRVLEEAKQKWSEGEEPTREDGCYRSPVADDIIQLIYGMVTSAEKVVGDLHKAQSLTSELGGLMQSFKSFQDDVIRQNKANSKAFVKANLGCVEQFRDVLNKNDHLFLENVRESCLCVLTDMKESAHTYLLSPVHETLRPHYRKLGTSDWLNKPLFEKLLVSIETEIQGLRGSKESCHRELISQFHQEVTVVYVKRLLKGEVKLKDKEWQKKAYMTVTDNADSLHSLFFEMGSREDWLKEILTKIAEVLKLQELPAIQMQVASLGSAFPDLSEKHISALLKLKTNLSRADRKRAKATLSDTLREIGVAGARPFFSKVQVR, encoded by the exons ATGCGAACCCGGTCAGCGTCCACAGTGTCAGACGGCTTCAGGGCCAACTTTCTCCACGGCCAAACTCCGAGATCCCCCGGTGCAGGCTGGCTGAAGGGAAAACTCCCCAAGTTCCTGAGAAACCTCAGAGGTCAGGACAGTGTCAACATCGCCCCCACGACGGATGGAAACCAGTCGCCCAGCGAAGAGGAGCCTGAGAACG TGATCCTCACATTTGAGCAAAATCTTGAGGAACGCCTCTTCCGTGAGGCGAGCCAGCtgctgatagagagagaggagcatcTGTGTTGGGAGACAACGGAGACAGAGAGTCTGAAATGTAATGAGGAAGAAGTTAACAACCTGGCTGCAGATCACAGAACCCTGGAACGCCGCATCCTGGAGACTCTAGAGCGGAGTCTGTCTCTCAGCGACGTCAGCAGCGAGGCTCTGATGTCTGCTGTGAAGGCCATCGACCAGGAGGATGAGCAGGACCAACTGTGGAGGCAGAGGGATCGGACGCCCCCGAGGTGGAGGCCCAGCGGCTGGAAGGAGCTCCACAACACAACTCTCCACAGCCTGGTAAAGGATCGTATGGACAACCCGAAAACGCCCTCCGTTAACCAGGTAGAGCAGTCGTCTGTCGAGGCACACATCTGCAGCATGGCCAGGCAGCTGAAGAAGGACCTGCTGTGTGTGGTGGATGAGGTGAAGACCTGCTACCCACCAGAGGCAGACATCTGTAATTTTTATGCCAGGCTGTACCACCAGACCTTCAGTGACATACTCAGAAAGATCACAGATTTTGGTCTGGAGGACAAGGACTGCACTTTCCTCCTGCTCTGGGTGAACAGTCATTATCCTGA ACTCCTTCAAAATCCAAAGCTCACCAGTGAGATCAACACTGAAGCGCTGGGGAAGCTGCTGCCTAAAGACATACTGGAATCTCTGGAGGACCAGTACCTGAGCAAACAACAG AATGATCTGACGACTTACATCAGCCGTGTCCTGGAGGAAGCGAAGCAAAAGTGGAGCGAGGGAGAGGAGCCGACGAGAGAGGATGGCTGCTACAGAAGTCCTGTGGCCGACGACATCATCCAG TTAATTTACGGTATGGTGACTTCAGCTGAAAAAGTGGTGGGAGACCTGCACAAGGCCCAGAGCTTAACGAGCGAACTGGGCGGCTTAATGCAGAG CTTCAAGAGCTTCCAAGACGACGTCATAAGGCAAAACAAAGCCAACAGCAAGGCGTTCGTCAAGGCGAACCTCGGCTGTGTGGAACAGTTCAG GGATGTCCTGAATAAGAACGACCACCTGTTCCTGGAGAATGTGCGGgaaagctgtttgtgtgttttgaccgACATGAAAGAATCTGCCCACACGTATTTATTAAGCCCTGTGCACGAGACCCTCAGG CCACATTACCGCAAGCTGGGAACCAGCGACTGGCTGAACAAGCCCCTGTTTGAGAAGCTGCTGGTCAGCATCGAAACGGAGATCCAAGGGCTCAGGGGTTCAAAAGAATCCTGTCACCGG GAGCTGATTTCCCAGTTTCATCAGGAAGTGACGGTTGTATATGTGAAGAGGCTCCTCAAAGGAGAAGTCAAGCTGAAGGACAAGGAATGGCAGAAAAAGGCCTACATGACCGTGACAGACAACGCAGACAGTTTGCACAGTTTATTCTTTGAAATG GGTTCACGGGAGGACTGGCTGAAAGAAATCCTCACCAAGATTGCAGAAGTGTTGAAACTCCAGGAGCTCCCCGCCATACAGATGCAAGTGGCATCACTGGGAAGTGCTTTTCCTGACCTGAG tgaaaaacacatttcagctcTGCTCAAGCTCAAGACGAACCTCTCCAGAGCCGACAGGAAAAGAGCCAAAGCGACTCTGTCGGACACTTTGAGAGAAATCGGCGTCGCGGGCGCTCGGCCGTTTTTCTCCAAAGTTCAGGTTAGATGA